TTTACGAAGCGGCGCCGTAAAGATGAGGCTCCCTTTTAGAATGAATAAAAAGCTCCGCGGCAGCTATGAAACGCCTTACGGAGTGTTTGAAATGGGCACGGTGACAAAGCGTATGGTCCATCAATATGATCACGAATCTGGTGAAGGTTCGATTGATATTTTATACGATCTGAAAATGCAGGGATCCCAGGCAGGTACATATCATTTGGCGATTACGTTTGAGGAGGAG
This window of the Cytobacillus pseudoceanisediminis genome carries:
- a CDS encoding DUF1934 domain-containing protein, whose amino-acid sequence is MSSRSAEQMPVKINVKTDIRKLGSKETFELTAFGRYYIKDSARFLQYDEVMEEGTVKTIIKMSDADGLILRSGAVKMRLPFRMNKKLRGSYETPYGVFEMGTVTKRMVHQYDHESGEGSIDILYDLKMQGSQAGTYHLAITFEEENNEHS